A stretch of DNA from Sebastes fasciatus isolate fSebFas1 chromosome 16, fSebFas1.pri, whole genome shotgun sequence:
atgtatttatttgttacattttgtttgacaaagtttgaaagcaatgtttaagtcaagcctgatgttgccttacacataaaataatgatcccagtcacttccaaaCAGTGATGCATACAGCCTATTAATTAAccactggtatcggattggtactcggtTGTGGCCGATACCCAAATCCCAGGTATCgttatcggtatcggtatcgggactgaaaaagtcggatcagtgcatccctaattatgaATAGATCTAGAACATTCCTGAGTTTTGTTTCTTTATACTGACTGGAATTTGTCTGTAGCACCAAGTATTGACAACTGTCGACAGCTGGCGTCCAATGCTTATTCTTTGATCAGACACAGTGCCTGAATTAGACCAAAAAGGTGCCAGTACCCTAATTCAGCATTTGCATGACATGatcatcatatatttatatttatcttggtaatatatcccacttcaaatgtatttttgtatgcatttcattACATATATTAGGCctacatacaacatacatttccacaatttgtatataaatgtatatttggttaatacatattttttatgtagctattaatacaataaaaaattgtatacacatataatatttattatgctaCAATAAAACCAACTGAAAATATGATATATGGGTCTAGGTATGGCCTACAGATTAAATTAGATAATGAGAAGGAATACTAAAGGCATTCTCAGTGCTGATTCCTCAGAATGAAGCTAGTTGTGTTTACGCAGACACGCAGTTACGCAGATGTTTAGGGGCGCACCTAAACTTGCCAGGAGGTGGAGGGTATGCAATAAGAAGTAAGGGTATTCAGGGTGAGTACCTGCCCATTTCAGGCACTGATCAGACAGTTCCTGATTTAAATCATGTTTGTCTGtttgattaatttatttaagTTATCTCATGGCTGCTTGTGGACATCATTTTCACCCAGCTGTGATTGTGTACatacttttatgaactgaagaagTTTCCAACACTGTCTCCCATGATGACATACTGAATACTTGTTTTTCTGTGCCTCCAGTTGTGTTCAGGTGTTGTCTGAAGACGGGGAGGTTCATGTTTCCTTGTGCAACGGACAGGGCGGGACGCCAGCGGACCACCCGAAGCGAGAGTGGCACAACAGCTGGCAGGTGGCTGCCATGGCAGCAGAGGCACACCTAATCCTCAGTGATGTCTGTCCTTTTGAAAGTGAGAAATACCAGAGCTACAAGTGCACCGGATACAGGTAAGGAGTAAAGGTGAgtgttacagtatgtaaatataGAAACAgcccgttgtgtgtgtgtgtgtgtgtgtgtgtgtgtgtgtgtgtgtgaatttgcATACTGATGATCTCTAATGTTGCTGATGTACAGGAGTCAGGATAAGGGCTTCCATGTGGAGAAAGGTTTGCTCCACGTGTTTACTCGCAGCCTCCCCTACGCCCCTGCTCAGATACTTACAGTTGAGGAGGCAGTTGAAGGGGACAGAGTCCAGTACAACATACCAGCTGAGCTCAGTGATTACATATTCAGGTACAGTAACGCAGACACTCTGCTGTTTGAGTAATAGCCaccaacacacaaaaaaaaagttatgtaaCCACGCACTGTCTCTTCTCTTTCATCAGGGGATTTCTTTGCTCAGGTTCTGTCCACCCTGTCAGGCTGGTGCAGGATTTTCTTCTCAAAGGACTGGCAGATAAGTGGTCtatctccatgacaacagagACCATTCCCTTCCTCCTCACGGCCAAACAGCTGCAGGCGTGCTGCCGTGACGTCGACAGCACACACTGCTACTGGATCCACCCGCTTCAGAAAGACTCTGATGCCTCTACAGACAGAGATGAGTTGACCATTTTGGACAGTCGGGGACATGCAGACACGCGAGACACTCTGTCGGCCACGTATGTTACCTCAGATAAAGTGGACAAGGTGAGGAGCAAAGGAGCTGAGAGCTTAAGAGCATGCCCTCTTGATGTAGATCCTGAAGgggaaagtgttttttattatatgcTGCGTCCATCGCTACTCCCTCAGATGGAAGAGCTCCTAACTGGAAGAGATGAACTAGAAGAGTTGATGAACAATGCGGGGAGTCACGGGGAGAATGaggaaaacaataaaagtgttgaagttgaaggacatgaggaggaggagccctGTGGAGGCTGCAATGGCGTCACCAGCTTGTTATTTGGCATTAGTGGCCTGGTGTTCAGGAACATGTCCGTCAACCTCTGGGCTCTGCCTGCCTTTCACCAGCTCCTCCTCAGAGGTGTTTTCCCTCCACAATGTGAGCCAATGAAATTGCTCAGACAACAGCTGGAAACGCTGCTCGCACCCTATGGGGTTTCCCTAATCACAGAACAGGGGGGTCTGCGTCTGATGGCACAGCCCCAGGGTTTGATTGGTAGGGTGTTGGCAAGTGACAACAGTGGCGTTGTCAGTGTCACTGTGTCCCTAAATTTGGACCTCCTCGCCGTGCTCCTGTTCTCGCTCCCAGACTGGCGGCTGCTGTGGTCACACGACCCACGCTTTTTACAGCACTTTGCACTCTGTCCATCGCCGGGGGAACCTTTCCACCCGTTCTCCCTGTTCCCTGAGCACTTCAGCTTCGACATCAGCTTCTGGACGGGGCTGACGTGGGAGGAGAGGAAGTTCCGCGCCGTGATCCGAGAGGCCGGTCACGGGACCGTGGAGCAGGTTAAACTCATAGACATGTTCTCACATCCTGACCTGAGCCAGACCAGTTACTGCTACAGACTCATctaccactcacacacacatgctctgtCACACACTCAAGCCCTCCAGTTTCACAAAGACCTGGAAACCTTGCTCACCTCTCGCCTGCAAACCACCATCAGGTAGCAACACTTGAATCTCTAGAAGGATCAGAGATTTaacatttaacctttttttagaGACAGTATGATTACATGTTACTGCTAAGCAAATTTATAATCTGCAAAACTGTAGTTGAACAGTGTTTACAGTAGTTGAGGCATTGCGTGCTATAGTATGTCTTTGAGCTGTGATTGGAATTATGCGTATCTGTGTCTGTTTTAATTATCatacaataaaaatgttatttaacaTAAAGGTTTGGTCTATCTAGAATcatagtaaaataataaaagtcacATGTACTGCATGTTGTAACAAAGTATAAAAGCAAGTATTTTGCAGTAAAACAGCCCTGAAATCAATCATTTCTGTTGTACAAGCAAAGCCAGTTTATTTCTCTGCAGTGGTAGAAAAAGTActcctttacttgagtaaaagtaacaataacactgtgtaaaaatactctgtaacAAGTTAAAGTCCTACATTCCCTACATACCAGCAAAATGTTGAAGtttcaaaagtaaaaagtactcACTATGCAAAATGGCCCCTTTCAGAATGTTAAATAATGAACATATGATgatacatgtgtttttttatgttatgcACACAAGATATTATCAtgttaaaaagttacaaaaatatttttttcaggacTTCAGGAGTTCTGTTAGTTTTGTTGAGGGGAAATTTATAACTTTATCATTCTTATAAGTACATTATGACCTTATGTAAATCCCAGCCCGATGGTCTAATCAGCAGCATATGTAGCACAGGTATGTGAGGcctttaatctataacaatgtatcataattaataaatatatcatatgttttgtatataaAATCAAAGTAACTATAGCAGTTAAATAAACGTGGTGAAttaaaaagtacagtatttccctctgaaatgtagagtAGAAGTAAAAAGTATCTTAAATTGGGAATATTTAAGTACAAGGACCTTAAAATTGTACTGAAGTAGtagagtacttgagtaaatgtacttttgtttattttccacAACTCTTCCTTTGATGTTATGCATGAGCCTTCTGGGTAACTAGGAGTCCATCATTTCCTGGAAAGATCTTTGAAGGTTTATTATAGGAAAAATAGTTAtgagtagggctgtgtattggcaagaatctggcgatacaatacatATCATGAAacgggttacgattcaatatattacaatatattgctattttttaaaatctaattttaggaaaactcatagtataaagaatacaccaccatatgcataaaataataataaaacaatgtttactttttttatgcagtCAAAACAGTGGGATCTGTATTTGCATTTCTAACAgttcctgtaacatccaacatcatagcactacttagagagggcacatacactgagagggtgcatctctttgcaaattaaataaagtattgactgagttcatctccgcatgtaaactattaattaaaaatcaatacagtgttttcagaatctatacagtatcacaaaacataatattgcaatattcaatttttttctatattttcttacatttgggatttatgttgtttttattttataagcaGCTTTTGATTTCCTTTTCCTGTTCTTTTTTGTTAAAGAACTGTTCCACTTAAACCTAAGTATAACTTACCAGGGACTGTAAAGACGTATGGGCAAGTGACTGATTGTTCCTTGTTCgtgtaaaaaaaattagaatAAAGTTAAAAGAAAGCTGAGCTGAGTTGACTGAGATCATCTTTCACCCTGAGTCCACagtcacaatatgctgaaaggttattatggaatttttgcccaatgatgccaaaatattctgcctactgccactttaagtcaaTAACCGGAAAGAGACGAAAATGCACGAAGCGCAACTCGGGAGCAGCATCGGAAAACATGGCGGCCAAGGCGCTTCGGCAGCGAACCAGGCGAGGCAGCAGACAAGATGCAAACAACGTGAACGTCCCTGCCGAAGCTCGGCCATCGAAAGAGGAGAAAAGCGGCGATGACAGTAAAACCACAGAGACTCGGCACGAGTGAGTATGAGCCGGGGGAAGAGACGTTAGAGTCGGTCGGTGCTGTGAGCTCCATCCCCGGTCTGACTGACAGGCGGAGCAGGGGAAGCTAacggtagctagctagctagctagctcctTTGATACATCCAGCAAGTTAGGAACACAGCAACACGATAACAACGTTAATAACGTTCACCTTATAACCTATATGACTGTGTCTTTACAGTACTTTTAAATGTTATGACTGTTCAATTGTGTTTCCGCCCCAATAATTTGTGTTAATTTGTGTTCCCTGGTCAGCTTCATTCATTCCCCCTGCTCCTGTCACACTGCTCCTGTCACACTGCCACATTTATGAGAACTGACAACAGTTAGCCTAAACTGTCACGAGAGGGGTCAACTCGTGCTCAGCACTGACATAAAGGTTTATTTTTAATCAgtgattattgttgttgttgttgttgacaggTTGCTTTAGtcctaataataatatcagTTTGTAAGGtgacgtgtcataataaaacgTAACATGAGGATCAATGCTAAATTGCAACTGAGCTGACTAATCTGATGAACCAGACACAAGGAGGAGTGCAGGTTAGCACTGTTACTATAAACACTAATGAAATGGTTGTAAATACTCTCTTTACTTATTCAAATTACTTAGTCTGAGCAAGCACACAGCTATCCACATCTGGGAGGTAATTATAATGGGCAATGATAGATAACGGAAGTAATTAAAGTATTTTTCTACCTATAATGTAGTATCAGACAGATgttattgtgatttattttttaaaggggaactattatgtttttgtgttttccctttcttttagtgtgttatatagtttttttgtgcctgtaaaaggtctgcattgttacaaagcccaaagtccattaAAAAAGGAGTTACTCTCCGCCACAGAAACActtctcctgaactgcctgaaatgccttgcttgaactcccgccttttcttctgtaatgtggtgatgtcatcaagttatacatttgcataacggctagtttggcacaccctcaaacaaagttagttagagtggagctggagcggagtctgaagagtttgtttcggttgaccaatcactaCAGAggtccagctgaccaatcagaacagattgggctttttgggagggcgagtcaggagctcaaacagccTTTCAGACAgcgggtgaaaagaggtgcgacagcacagccggtatgagaaaagtaaagcgttttttgaacattaaagcatgtaaatatgttctagtagaaactccaaatacaagtatgcacctaaaaTATATCTTCATCAATTTGCTCGTTGTAAACACACTACTAGAAACTAGCTATGGATAGATTAAAGGATTCAaaagtttatttgtcacatacagtacacaaacAATATGTGCAGTGAAATACAATGAGATATGCGTTTATGGCTGTGCTGCGGAAGAGTAGTGGAGGACAGATGTGCAACTGTAATATATAATGAGTTTTAATAGGCCTTTTGATTCAGTGAGTGATATTGCTCAGACATACTGTAGTTCAATTATTATGTCTCCCTCTTTCAATCAGAGTAATACAGGCACAAACACGTATTTTTAGTAATTAGGGGCATATTAATTAGTCAGCTCTGAAATATTACCATAGTTGGTGTTTTATTAAAAGCAGGTGCACTGGAAACATCAGTCAGTTAAGCCTGTGAATGTTAAAACACGTGGACAAGCATCAAAGACCAGTATACAGGTTCATTAGGTTGCTTCATGGCTAATTAGACTCAGTATGCTCAAAGCAGACATGATGCATTATTTAACTAGGTTGTGGTATACTTTGATGttgtttaatacattttgaTCGTAATAATAGTACACATTAATGTAGGGTATTTAGAAACTGtgcatctgtgttttttttttaaaataggtcGATAAGTCGTGGAGGGCAGGTATGGGCTCCAGAAGGTTCAACTGCATTTAAATGCCTGCTCTCTGCACGTTTTTGTGCAGCTCTGCTCAGCAACATCTCAGACTGCGATGAGACCTTCAACTACTGGGAGCCTGTGAGTGGTACTCGTCAGAAATCCTAATGTTACTCTTCCAGGGATTTTCTTATGTCTATGTCAGAATGTCTAATCTGTAGTTGTTGATAACTGTTTTGACAGATGCACTACCTGCTGTACGGCACAGGGATGCAGACGTGGGAATATTCTCCGTTGTACGCCATCAGGTCGTACGCTTACTTATGGTTACATGCTCTTCCTGCTTGTTTGCATGCCCATGTTCTACAGACAAACAAGGTAACTATTCCACACTTGCTGTCATTTCAACGATTGTCATTATTGTTGATATTTTATATGACCTCAGCTGACCTACAGCATCATCAGCAGCTCTTTAGGGTTCCTAATTCTCTCTTCTGATACAAGAGGACTGTATGTAGGAACATAAACTCTGTGGGAAATTATTTAAACACATTTGCACCTTTTTCCATTAAATACCCATACATGaattcacacatgcacacacacatagaagtGTGTATGTCATTATACAGGAATATTTGCAGAAGTTTCAGGCTTGTGTTGTGATTGTGTTGCAGGTGTTGGTGTTCTACTTTGTACGATGTGTCTTAGCCTTCTCCTGCTGTGTCTGTGAGCTCTATTTCTACAAGTGAGTTTACACTCCTCTTTAAATGCAAGTGGGCATCCTAAGAGCTTTGgcttatgtatatatatgatatggAACTTAACCATTTtgtttgcctgtgtgtgtgtgtgacacagggCAGTTTGTAAGAAGTTTGGTTTGCATGTGGGCCGTCTAATGTTGGCATTCCTGGTCCTGAGCACAGGAATGTTCTGCTCGTCAGCAGGTTGGTCAgatttattcactttttaaatCCATTTCCTTCTCTCATCATTTCTCACCCATTTTCAATTTTCATTATCTATTTACCTCCATCCCAGCCCTCTTTGGTGTTTACCATCCATCTTTTTGGAATAACTTATTACAGAGACGTATTTTTCCTGTCCTCTTTATTGCCATATCAGCATACTGATAAATAATATGGAGCAGAATTGCCATTTGTACAGTGTGCAGTATATTTTAGATCAGGGGTCTTCAACGTTTTTCAGGCCAAGGACCACCAaactgatggagagatggagcagaGACCCCctactatatatattgtataaaattgtgttttatattaaactGTGCCTAGTGCCATGTATAAATGTACCTTGTTATTTTGCATTCAAGACAAAGCTATTCAAATAATACACAGGTtcatatattcatgtttttattttaaacatgtgTAAGGTACAGTGAGTAGGGTGGCCATGCCACTGCCATTTATAAACATACCTTGTTAACTGATACCAATGCCAATATGAACAATGTCTGTCAATTGCATGATAATCATGCATACCAGCTATtcaaattgacatttttattttaaacaaatgTGGAAATGAAAATGAGGGATGGCCTATTAGTGCCACTGCCATGCATAAACATACctgttaataaataataataataataataagaagaagaaaatttCGCGACCCCCCCCTGCAGTACCTCTGCGGACCCCCTAGGGGTCGCGGACCCCCTGTTGAAGACCTCAGTTTTAGATGGAATATTCATATTTGTGACACAAATATTTCTTTCAATTTCTGGTCTCCATGTTCACTTTATTCCCCTGTTCCTGACGGTCAGATGAATAAGGCTTTGCACAGTTAACATATTAAGACTATGGCATGTATCTGAGATCCATCCTCTTCTTTTGCTCTTGCCCCTCAGCATTCCTGCCTTCCTCTTTCTGTATGTATACAACACTTGTTGCCATGACGGGGTGGTTTCAGGATTCAACACCGTTAGCCATCATGGGTGTGGCCGCCGGCGCCATCTTTGGATGGCCGTTCTCTGCTCTGGTCGGGTAAGGTTGTAAACTAAAACGCCTGTTTGTCGTCAATATTTTTGTTAAAATGTATTACTCTTAAATACagctttgatttattttctcttcagGATTCCGATTGCCTTCGACCTGCTGGTGTTAAAGAAGCAGTGGAAAAGTTTTGTCACCTGGTCGGCTGTtgctctgcttctgcttctggTGAGAATATTTTTAGAAAATGCATGTAAAACTTTAAATTTGCATATTACAGGACAAAGGTTTATGTATATGAGtttctttgcagtgtgttcacaGACCTTCAGTGGAAGAGCTCATCATTAATGCATGAATATTACGGGATACTACATTTTCTCCTCTGTTTTTTCATATGTGTCATATAGAAAATTACATaatatatacacagacataGACATGGTAAATACGCACACTCTGTATAGATACtttttgtatgtttatgttgCCAAAGTTAAACGGGTCCATTCACTTCCTCATCTGTTT
This window harbors:
- the fdxacb1 gene encoding ferredoxin-fold anticodon-binding domain-containing protein 1 isoform X1, with translation MSPSQSILLVGEGNFSFSASVSQLYSETETSITATCQQHQEEALRHEGAADNMKIIKDSGGVVLFEVDCTKLAECGSLQGRVFDRVVFNFPHCGRKSGVKKNRELLKNFFLSCVQVLSEDGEVHVSLCNGQGGTPADHPKREWHNSWQVAAMAAEAHLILSDVCPFESEKYQSYKCTGYRSQDKGFHVEKGLLHVFTRSLPYAPAQILTVEEAVEGDRVQYNIPAELSDYIFRGFLCSGSVHPVRLVQDFLLKGLADKWSISMTTETIPFLLTAKQLQACCRDVDSTHCYWIHPLQKDSDASTDRDELTILDSRGHADTRDTLSATYVTSDKVDKVRSKGAESLRACPLDVDPEGESVFYYMLRPSLLPQMEELLTGRDELEELMNNAGSHGENEENNKSVEVEGHEEEEPCGGCNGVTSLLFGISGLVFRNMSVNLWALPAFHQLLLRGVFPPQCEPMKLLRQQLETLLAPYGVSLITEQGGLRLMAQPQGLIGRVLASDNSGVVSVTVSLNLDLLAVLLFSLPDWRLLWSHDPRFLQHFALCPSPGEPFHPFSLFPEHFSFDISFWTGLTWEERKFRAVIREAGHGTVEQVKLIDMFSHPDLSQTSYCYRLIYHSHTHALSHTQALQFHKDLETLLTSRLQTTIR
- the fdxacb1 gene encoding ferredoxin-fold anticodon-binding domain-containing protein 1 isoform X2, which gives rise to MKIIKDSGGVVLFEVDCTKLAECGSLQGRVFDRVVFNFPHCGRKSGVKKNRELLKNFFLSCVQVLSEDGEVHVSLCNGQGGTPADHPKREWHNSWQVAAMAAEAHLILSDVCPFESEKYQSYKCTGYRSQDKGFHVEKGLLHVFTRSLPYAPAQILTVEEAVEGDRVQYNIPAELSDYIFRGFLCSGSVHPVRLVQDFLLKGLADKWSISMTTETIPFLLTAKQLQACCRDVDSTHCYWIHPLQKDSDASTDRDELTILDSRGHADTRDTLSATYVTSDKVDKVRSKGAESLRACPLDVDPEGESVFYYMLRPSLLPQMEELLTGRDELEELMNNAGSHGENEENNKSVEVEGHEEEEPCGGCNGVTSLLFGISGLVFRNMSVNLWALPAFHQLLLRGVFPPQCEPMKLLRQQLETLLAPYGVSLITEQGGLRLMAQPQGLIGRVLASDNSGVVSVTVSLNLDLLAVLLFSLPDWRLLWSHDPRFLQHFALCPSPGEPFHPFSLFPEHFSFDISFWTGLTWEERKFRAVIREAGHGTVEQVKLIDMFSHPDLSQTSYCYRLIYHSHTHALSHTQALQFHKDLETLLTSRLQTTIR